A segment of the Marinomonas posidonica IVIA-Po-181 genome:
TGGGTTTAAATAAATCGCTAAAAACTCAGTGTGTGTGACAGCAATCGACTTGTGAGGCGTATTGGCCGGAATAAACAACATCCCGTTATGTGGAACAATAAAGCTTTTGTCACCGACCGTGGATTGAAGCAACCCAGAAGAAGGAAAAAGCACTTGGTGCCATGTATGTTCATGTAAGGTTTCAGTAACGCCCGCCGCCATCCATTTCGCCATGGACATCACCTGCTTATGACCAAATTTCTGTATGTCTTGATTGATGTGCATAGAATGGCAACTTATCGATAGTTTATGGCTTTATAAATACATTAAGACAAAATAATTTACGTTAGCATCATATCTTACTTAATACACCCAGCTCAAATTCACCAATTTATAGGAATTCTCTATGTCAACTTCAGTCTGGCTCGTTTATTTTGCAACCGTTCTCGCCTTTATGTGTACACCTGGCCCAAGTCATATTCTCATGTTATCAAATAGTCTCAATAACGGGTTTGCGCGCTCTACAGCAACAGCCGCGGGGGATTTATCAGCCAACTTTCTACAAATGCTAGCTGCCTCGGTTGGTCTAGCGAGTATTCTTCAGTCCTCTTATGACTACTTCATCATAGTGAAATGGGCGGGGGTCATTTATCTAGCCTATTTAGGGCTGAAATTGTTTTTTTCTAAGAGCGCCAGTATTGAATCCCAACCACTCCGCTCGCTGCGATCTCTATACTGGCAAGGCTTCATCACGTCGGCAGCGAACCCCAAGGCGATTGTTTTTTTCGCGGCCCTATTTCCACAATTTCTCTCTGAATCGGAACCCCTTGCGCCTCAATTCCTAATACTGAGCATTACCTACCTTGTTATTGATGGCTCATTCTTATGCTTTTATGGTCAATGTGCTGACTATTTCGCCCGCAAGCTTCGTTCTCGGGCGGGGCAATATTTAAATAAAATATCCGGCAGTTTGTTTATAGCAGCCTCAATATTGCTCGGTTTAAAAGACATAGAAAAAGTAAAATGAACGATTGGGAGAATATGATGCAACTTATGTCGATTAATGTGTCAAAAATTAAACAAGTGACCTATAAGGGACAAAGCATCTCAACAGGGATTTTCAAGGAGCCGATAAAAGGAAAGTTTACAGTCAACAAAGAAAACATAGAGGGCGATGAACAAGCCGATTTGGAAAATCACGGCGGACCTCATAAAGCCGTATACGCATTTTCTTATGACTATTACGATTACTGGCGCACCGAGCTTGAAGATTCAAGTTTGAAAATCGGTATCTTTGGTGAAAACCTCACTGTTACGTCGCTAAACGAATCAAACATCTATATTGGCGATCGCTTTCAACTAGGTGGCTGCATTTTAGAAGTGAGCCAACCGCGTATGCCCTGCTACAAGCTTGGTATTGCGCTAAATAACCCTAAAGCGCCTAAACGCTTTATCGAAAGCTACTGCACAGGGGTGTATTTTAGAGTGATTCAAGAGGGTGACATTGAAGTCGGCAATCAACTCATACGGATTTATCAACAGCCAGATGCCATTAGTATAAAAACACTCTTTCAAGCTTACTTTGATCGCCAGTATGACGGTGCTCAAGACATATTTAAGCAAGCACTTCTTATTAAAGAATTAGCACCGGCCTGGAAAAAGGCCATCACCAAAAGGCTTTCAAGAGATTAACGGGATACCTCTAGCGTCATTGACTTTACAAAGCGGCACACCCAAACGTTGAGCATGGAAGAATCGTGAAAGAAGAATATTTCTTCCATTGGGTAGACGCACGACCAACATCAAAAGCCGCATTACAAATAGTGGAAGCAGAAGGATCTCATGACCCTCATTGAAAACCTTACTCGGTGATTGCGGACTCATCATGGCTTAAATCGATCTTTAAGGAAATCCACGAAGGCTTTAATCTGTTTGGGAATGTATTTGGACTGAGCATATTGCGCAACGATGTCCCCTTGATAATTACCATCAACATGCCAATCCTTGAGAATCTCGATGACCTCATTCGATTCAAGTTTGTCTTGAATCGAAAACTCGGGAAACACAGAGATGCCGATATGCTTTAACACAGCTTCACGACGTATTTCACTATGATTAACAGAAAATGAGCCACGAACATTAATAGACATCTTTTTATTGTCTTTTGTAAATCCCCATACCCTATCCAACGGGTTTTCCCCAAGACAAAGACAATTATGTGAAATCAGGTCATTAGGGTGATCAGGAACACCATGCTGTTTTAGATAGTCAGGACTAGCACACAATACCAAACGACAATGTCCTAACACTTGCCCTATTAACCCTTGCGCTGGGTTATCTGTAATACGAATGATGACATCCACTTCATCACTGATTGGATCAATATAGTGATCGACCACTTTCAGTTGCAGAACCACCTTAGGGAAGGCTTGCATAAAGTCCAATACCATTGGCATGAGTATCTGCTTTGAAAGCGCCTTGGGAGCCGCCACTCTTAATACGCCAGACACTTCAGTTTTATCCGATTGTGCCGCCGATATGGCCAATTGAGCCGAGTGCATCATGTCACAACAAAGGTTGTACACGTCTTGACCTGTCGCGGTCAATTTCATCTGCCGTGTTGTTCTTTGCAGCAGTTTTTCTTCTAGCGTATTTTCCAAACGAGTAATGGATCGACTGACAGAGGAAGGTGCCATGCCCAGTTTAATGGATGCTTTAGAGAAGCCACCAGAATCGACAACCTTAACAAAAATTGCCATTTCGGGAAGCAGTGGAATCAATTGATTCATGTCCATAACGCAAAAATCCTTTGCAAATTAGCCATATTGTTTACCGTAAGCTAATTATAGATACTCTCCGAGTCAATGCTTATCAAGGAGTTCCACAAAGTGGAAATGACAACTAGCCTAGCAAATAAACCAGAGCGTCGGTTCCCACTCACAGAGTGTTTGCTATTACTGGTGGCGATATTTTGGGGAACCAGTTATGGGTTAACCAAAAGTGCTTTGGTTTACACCAGTGTTCTGGTCTTTATCGCTATTCGCTTTTCAATGACATTTCTTTGCCTATTGCCGATGATTGTCAGAGATTTTCGTTTAGGACGAAATAGGGATTGGCGAGTCGCCCTACCTACAGGGCTCATTTTGTCGGCCATCTTTTTCTGTGAAGTCTATGGTGTGGCCTATACTACCGCGTCAAACGCGGCCTTCTTAATCAGTTTGTCGCTTATCTTCACGGCCATTTTAGAAGCCCTTTTATCACAACAAAAAGCCAAACAATTGCTGTGGCTAATGACACTATGCGGTGTCAGTGTGCTCGGCGTTTTTTTACTGACCGGAAAACAAAATCAAACACTGTCTCTCAATGTGGGAGATTACTTTATTTTAGCCGCCGCTTTGCTTCGTGCCTGTATGGTCACGTTAACCAAACGCTTTACGGAAAATAAAGCCATTACCACCACGACGCTGACGGCCATTCAATCTTTGGTTGTCGCCGGCGTGGCGTGCCTTGTCTTAGTCGCATCACTTCCTGACAATTCAGTGTCCCTTCCCTATGAATATGAGTTCTGGGTGACCATTATTTACCTTGTGTTATTTTGTACCCTGTTTGCTTTTTACGTTCAAAATTATGCTGTCAGAAGAACATCTCCGACACGTGTTGCGCTGTTGATGGGAAGTGAACCCCTGTTCGGCGCTCTTTTTGCGTTACTCTGGTTAAATGAATCTCTCACCTTACTGCAGATAATCGGCGCAGGGCTTATTCTACTGAGTGTGATTATCACGTCCTTACAACGTGCTTAAAGAAGCCTTATCATCAGAGAAGTCTTATTCCGCCCAGCAGAGCGGGATAAGGCTCTCCATCCCCAGACAAAAATAGTGGAAGGTCTAATTTTTCGCGGTATTCATTAAAGGGTCTAAATGACCAGAGAGAACAAGATCCAATGATGATTACATTTCGTTTATCGCATCCAAGCTTTCTGGCAATATTTGACCACCATCTACGACAATTTGCTGACCTGTGATGTAACAGGCTTCGTCAGTCGCGAAAAACAACGCAGCATTACCTATGTCCTCAACCGAACCAAGCCGTTTCAATGGGATCGAAGCAGCCATGGCCTTAAGGTAATCTTCCCCCAAATCAGCAAGCCCTTCGGTCAGGATGTTACCTGGCATCACCGCATTAATAGTGGTATTAAATGGCGCTAATTCCATCGCTGCGGTTTTTATGAATCCCAATTGACCTGACTTGGATGCACCATAGTGAGACCAACCCGGATAACCTGTTACTGGCCCAGTGATGGATGATGTGACAATGACACGCCCCTGTCCTGCTTTCTCAAAATAAGGCAAACAAGCTTTTACCGTCAAAAAAGTGCTTTTCAGATTAGTCGACATTACTTCATCCCAGTCATCTGGGGACAGTTCAGTCATTTTCTTTTGTGGAAAAATACCGGCGTTAGCACACAGAATGTCAATTCGTCCAAACGAATCAACCGTTTTCGATAGCAAGGCTTGCACCTCCTGCCAATTCGATACATCACATAGAAAATAGTCGGCTTGACCGCCATCAGCGATGATGTCTTCCACTGCGTTCTTTGCATCTTGCTCACCACGAGCCGCAATCATAATTTTCACACCTTGTCTCGCAAACACACCAGCAATACCTTTGCCTATGCCTTTTGATCCACCAGTCACTATAGCCACTTTTCCAGAAAGAGATGCAAACATGCTGAAACAACCTCGCTTATCTGATTAATATTTAATCAAAATTCACACATTGGAATTAACATTGCAAGAGATGATTCAAGCGAGTCATTCAATAAAATTCATCCATGAAAAATTTGTTTATTGATGAATAAATGTGCAATAAGGGAGATTGAGTGTGTATAACGAACGCTTTATTGAACGCATTAAAGAAGGTCTATACGGGTTACTTCCGTCATGGGGCATCAGTAAGATGGCTGAAGTTAGGCTACTAACCTTATCTGAGAACGCCACTTTTCTGGTGCGCGATCCACACCAATTTGCCCCCATCATTATTAGAGTACACCGACCTGACTACCATACTTTTGAGGAAATTCGCTCCGAACTCGACTGGCTCCAAGCTTTAACCCAAAGTGGCACAGTAAAGGCGCCAGCACCAATTAAACGCACCGATGGCTTATTGATAGGTTCTTTTATGGACTCAGGCCAACAAAGACATGTAGTTGCCTTTGAGTTTTTAGATGGCGAAGAACCTAAAGCGGATGACAATTTAGTTTCAGGATTCGAAACCCTTGGTGCCATATCAGCAAGACTTCATAATCATGCGTTAAATTGGCCCTTACCAGAGCATTTTGTGCGCAAGAGCTGGACCTATGACACAGCATTGGGCGACACCCCATTATGGGGTAGCTGGCGCCATGCTCTGGATTTACAACCAGAACAGGAAAACTTACTGGAACAGCTGTGTTCTGTCTTGCAACATAAGCTCGCAAACTATGGTAAAGGAGCGGATCGCTTTGGTTTAATCCATGCTGATTTGCGACTAGCGAATCTCTTGATCGATGACGGTCAGTTATCTGTGATCGATTTTGATGACTGTGGCTTTAGCTGGTTTATGTATGACTTTGCTGCCGCCATCTCTTTCCATGAAGAGGAAGCCTATATTACTGATTTACAGGCGGCTTGGCTAAAGGGTTATCGATCGGTACGAGAGCTATCCTTGCAGCATGAAGCCATGATTCCTACCTTTATTCTGTTTCGTCGTTTGTTATTAACCGCTTGGGTTGCTAGCCATTCAGAGACGGAAACAGCAAAAGACGTTGGCCTAGGCAAATTTACTCAAGGTACAGTAACCTTGGCAAAGGCCTATCTAGATAATCTGGCGACTGTCGAGAATCAAAACCGGAGGTAAGCATGACGGACTTCTATCCGAAATCAAACAAACCAGCACAAATCCTCGACATGAATGCATTTGACCGAGATAAATCTAAGATCAGCGGTGCGGTGCAACGTAGGTTGAACAATGTCGGAGCCTCTTCGGTTCTTTTTTACCGTGAACCAATCGAAATGGTCTCCGCAAAAGGGGCCTGGATGACAGCCGCTGATGGTAGTCAATATTTAGATTTCTACAACAATGTTCCTTGTATTGGTCATTGTCACCCTGCGGTTATTGAGGCCGTCTCTCAACAACTGTCCAAATTAAACACCAATACTCGTTATATTGTGGCCATTGTTGATGAGTATCTGGAAAAGCTCAAAGCGACATTTCCCGCCTCTTTGTCTAATGTGGTGCTTACTTGCTCAGGCAGTGAGGCCAATGATCTGGCCATGCGACTGGCCTGTAAATCAACGGGAGGAACGGGCTTTATCGTGACAGAGTGTGCTTACCATGGTAATACCGCCTTTGTTACGCAAGTGTCGCCATCCAGTTTAAAAAATGAAACCTTGCCGAATCATGTGATAGCGATTCCGGCTCCCTCTGTTCAAAACTATGGCGCAGATATTGAACAAGGATTTACCAATCGTGTACAAGCTGCTATCGATGAGCTCTCACAGCGCGGTATTAAGGTCGCGGCATTATTATTAGACTCTATTTTCTCTTCTGACGGAGTCTTTAGCCATCCAAATGGATTTTTACATTCTGCCGTCGAGGTTATTCATCGTGCTGGCGGCGTCTATATTGCCGATGAAGTTCAACCGGGTTTTGCCCGCACTGGTGAGAATTTTTGGGGGTTTTCAGCCCACGGTGTGGTGCCAGATATCGTCACTATGGGCAAACCCATGGGCAATGGTTTTCCCATGGCTGGCATGGTGACCAACCCCCACTTATTGGATGCCTATTGTCATGATGTGGGTTATTTCAATACTTTTGGTGGCAATCCGGTTGCCGCGGCGGCGGGCCTGGCGGTATTAAATACGTTGGAAAGCGAACGCTTGCAAGACAATGCACGTATTCTCGGTGATAACCTTAAAACTCGTCTTATCAACATAGCAGAACAGTCATCCATTATTGGTGAAATACGTGGTTCAGGATTGTTTTTCGGCATTGATATCCAAGCCCAAGGTACACACAGTGCCGAACTCACCATTCAGGTGATAGACCGCTTACGAGAGCAAAAAATACTCGCTGGAGCAGCGGGTAAACAAGGGTCAACATTGAAATTACGACCACCGCTTTGTTTGACCCAATCAGAAGCGGATTTCTTCATCGAAGGTTTTCGAAAGGTTGCCTTAGCCTAGGAAATCATGAGGCACCTAAGGCCTCTCAAAAAAATAAACAAACCTTAAAAGAATTCAAATCAAACCATTCAAAAATTGCAGCCATTCTTGGAGTTTGTTATCGAGTGTTTGTTGCTGTTCTTCGGTCAACGAGGTATTTAGGTCGGCCAGCATTTGGGCATATAAGGCTTTATTATGTTCAGAAGCGGCCTTGTGTTGCGGCGTTTTATATTGCTCAGGATTGGTAATGATGTCACTCAGTTGTTGGGGGAATTGTGGTGAGTTTTTATTCACAAACAGGTCTTTAATCGTCTTTTGAAGCCTCGTTTGATACGCCATTCTCAACTCAAAGGTTGACATGAATTGCGGCACATAGCGCTGTAGGATTTGTCTTTGCTCTGGTGTCAGCTTACCAATATTCTCTTCCACTCGTTCTGTCAGATCTTCTTGTCGATCTGCTAAACGCTCTTCTTTGCTTTCCGCCGCCACTCTGGATTGTCTTTCCTCTCGGTTTTTCTGCCATTCCGATAAAAAGTCTTCTAGCTGTGAAGTTGACAATTGCGGTGCCAGTACGGCCAATTCTGGCGCGATTTTATCCCGCAAACGTTGAACGCTCTGTTGTACCTCATTGAACACTTGCAACCATTGCTTCTGGTCAAGGGTGCCTTTCTGGAGTTGTGCTCTAAGAGTATTAAGCTGAGTCCGGTAGGTTTTCAGCTCTACCGAGCGGTGCCAAGCGTGCCATGAATCAATACGCTCATCCAAAAGCGCCTTTTGCTCTGCGGTCAACTCAATATAGT
Coding sequences within it:
- the fabG gene encoding 3-oxoacyl-ACP reductase FabG, whose translation is MFASLSGKVAIVTGGSKGIGKGIAGVFARQGVKIMIAARGEQDAKNAVEDIIADGGQADYFLCDVSNWQEVQALLSKTVDSFGRIDILCANAGIFPQKKMTELSPDDWDEVMSTNLKSTFLTVKACLPYFEKAGQGRVIVTSSITGPVTGYPGWSHYGASKSGQLGFIKTAAMELAPFNTTINAVMPGNILTEGLADLGEDYLKAMAASIPLKRLGSVEDIGNAALFFATDEACYITGQQIVVDGGQILPESLDAINEM
- a CDS encoding DUF6279 family lipoprotein — translated: MKKTRFSLVLLLSLLLSACSSSFVYNNLDWLLYWYVDDYIELTAEQKALLDERIDSWHAWHRSVELKTYRTQLNTLRAQLQKGTLDQKQWLQVFNEVQQSVQRLRDKIAPELAVLAPQLSTSQLEDFLSEWQKNREERQSRVAAESKEERLADRQEDLTERVEENIGKLTPEQRQILQRYVPQFMSTFELRMAYQTRLQKTIKDLFVNKNSPQFPQQLSDIITNPEQYKTPQHKAASEHNKALYAQMLADLNTSLTEEQQQTLDNKLQEWLQFLNGLI
- a CDS encoding phosphotransferase enzyme family protein → MYNERFIERIKEGLYGLLPSWGISKMAEVRLLTLSENATFLVRDPHQFAPIIIRVHRPDYHTFEEIRSELDWLQALTQSGTVKAPAPIKRTDGLLIGSFMDSGQQRHVVAFEFLDGEEPKADDNLVSGFETLGAISARLHNHALNWPLPEHFVRKSWTYDTALGDTPLWGSWRHALDLQPEQENLLEQLCSVLQHKLANYGKGADRFGLIHADLRLANLLIDDGQLSVIDFDDCGFSWFMYDFAAAISFHEEEAYITDLQAAWLKGYRSVRELSLQHEAMIPTFILFRRLLLTAWVASHSETETAKDVGLGKFTQGTVTLAKAYLDNLATVENQNRR
- a CDS encoding LysR family transcriptional regulator codes for the protein MDMNQLIPLLPEMAIFVKVVDSGGFSKASIKLGMAPSSVSRSITRLENTLEEKLLQRTTRQMKLTATGQDVYNLCCDMMHSAQLAISAAQSDKTEVSGVLRVAAPKALSKQILMPMVLDFMQAFPKVVLQLKVVDHYIDPISDEVDVIIRITDNPAQGLIGQVLGHCRLVLCASPDYLKQHGVPDHPNDLISHNCLCLGENPLDRVWGFTKDNKKMSINVRGSFSVNHSEIRREAVLKHIGISVFPEFSIQDKLESNEVIEILKDWHVDGNYQGDIVAQYAQSKYIPKQIKAFVDFLKDRFKP
- a CDS encoding MOSC domain-containing protein, which gives rise to MSKIKQVTYKGQSISTGIFKEPIKGKFTVNKENIEGDEQADLENHGGPHKAVYAFSYDYYDYWRTELEDSSLKIGIFGENLTVTSLNESNIYIGDRFQLGGCILEVSQPRMPCYKLGIALNNPKAPKRFIESYCTGVYFRVIQEGDIEVGNQLIRIYQQPDAISIKTLFQAYFDRQYDGAQDIFKQALLIKELAPAWKKAITKRLSRD
- a CDS encoding aspartate aminotransferase family protein, encoding MTDFYPKSNKPAQILDMNAFDRDKSKISGAVQRRLNNVGASSVLFYREPIEMVSAKGAWMTAADGSQYLDFYNNVPCIGHCHPAVIEAVSQQLSKLNTNTRYIVAIVDEYLEKLKATFPASLSNVVLTCSGSEANDLAMRLACKSTGGTGFIVTECAYHGNTAFVTQVSPSSLKNETLPNHVIAIPAPSVQNYGADIEQGFTNRVQAAIDELSQRGIKVAALLLDSIFSSDGVFSHPNGFLHSAVEVIHRAGGVYIADEVQPGFARTGENFWGFSAHGVVPDIVTMGKPMGNGFPMAGMVTNPHLLDAYCHDVGYFNTFGGNPVAAAAGLAVLNTLESERLQDNARILGDNLKTRLINIAEQSSIIGEIRGSGLFFGIDIQAQGTHSAELTIQVIDRLREQKILAGAAGKQGSTLKLRPPLCLTQSEADFFIEGFRKVALA
- a CDS encoding DMT family transporter is translated as MTTSLANKPERRFPLTECLLLLVAIFWGTSYGLTKSALVYTSVLVFIAIRFSMTFLCLLPMIVRDFRLGRNRDWRVALPTGLILSAIFFCEVYGVAYTTASNAAFLISLSLIFTAILEALLSQQKAKQLLWLMTLCGVSVLGVFLLTGKQNQTLSLNVGDYFILAAALLRACMVTLTKRFTENKAITTTTLTAIQSLVVAGVACLVLVASLPDNSVSLPYEYEFWVTIIYLVLFCTLFAFYVQNYAVRRTSPTRVALLMGSEPLFGALFALLWLNESLTLLQIIGAGLILLSVIITSLQRA
- a CDS encoding LysE family translocator, with translation MSTSVWLVYFATVLAFMCTPGPSHILMLSNSLNNGFARSTATAAGDLSANFLQMLAASVGLASILQSSYDYFIIVKWAGVIYLAYLGLKLFFSKSASIESQPLRSLRSLYWQGFITSAANPKAIVFFAALFPQFLSESEPLAPQFLILSITYLVIDGSFLCFYGQCADYFARKLRSRAGQYLNKISGSLFIAASILLGLKDIEKVK